A stretch of Onychomys torridus chromosome 2, mOncTor1.1, whole genome shotgun sequence DNA encodes these proteins:
- the Perm1 gene encoding PGC-1 and ERR-induced regulator in muscle protein 1 yields the protein MDNFQYSVQLSDREWAEFSATADECGLLQAGLASGDELLSSDIDQGDSSESSPPGPPPLFTGQLAPQGRRQQGSELEDVAAQQLVSRSQSEPVLALEASHQVASTSTQSEALLFLSPDSVCPGQALSFQGSATFRDKMQRLLQGPAPSSPGEPSHSPESPGHNAIPQSPPDNLEAPLRNPGRKKRRSLATKGAKCSGSLGSAAVQMSSPQLMETRPKEVLMSGTLMAKAQQGKPQSDSAGASEHGSSIPEQMAKQESDLDLSTPVLTTEQDTDQIRKTHRAVLYMISKPVQEAPPDVSTATPNVFLSTHASKSQPYTALSKPASKPQSDITLSTHVSTSDMTFSTLAFKCQPNQSTLASDPDMALSTPASVSQLDKAEFAPACIPGLHEDLSAVGSEIKSEVYPSMPDPVVMLCTDLPHSVPKTESEESMSLPAMPPLSPISQAEAAMVNTDVTVPPGGYFEKPLGQLSARSSGYSLGEPCPGPVQVPKKKKVRFSMAVPSHEESGSGEPTGPPFLTPDRPLAPRTVAGSHGGSAAWDAVAVGPRLPQPRILKHLPPPISSVSAEPEPGSCYAVTLPEAYEFFFCDTIEEEDEDVEDEATVSQALDEVQWPDTCEFFFRDSRAQRSSCQRGHSTVPPPKAEAVAPVPPRDLVPISIPEVYEHFFTEEGFGNRQPPATQIQLQTSELFREVGPEAYSKPVPATAEHLSLTIREAEELRSPLTSFTFSQNDMCLVFVAFATWAVRTSDLHAPDAWKTVLLANIGTISAIRYFRHQVGRGRNGRPRPSSNSSSSC from the coding sequence ATGGACAACTTCCAATATAGTGTCCAACTTAGTGATCGAGAGTGGGCTGAGTTCTCAGCCACTGCTGATGAGTGTGGCCTCTTgcaggctggcctggcctctggtgaCGAGCTCTTGTCCAGTGACATTGACCAAGGGGACAGCAGTGAAAGCAGCCCCCCTGGGCCCCCACCCCTCTTCACTGGGCAGTTGGCTCCCCAGGGGAGGAGACAACAGGGCTCTGAGTTGGAGGACGTGGCTGCTCAGCAGCTGGTCAGCAGGTCTCAGTCTgagcctgtcctggctctggAGGCCAGTCATCAGGTAGCCAGCACGTCCACACAGTCAGAAGCTCTACTGTTCCTCAGCCCAGACAGCGTTTGTCCTGGCCAGGCCTTGTCCTTCCAAGGGTCAGCAACTTTCAGGGACAAGATGCAGAGACTTTTGCAGGGCCCTGCTCCCAGCTCTCCTGGTGAGCCCTCTCATAGTCCTGAGTCCCCTGGCCACAATGCCATCCCTCAGAGTCCTCCTGACAACCTTGAAGCTCCACTACGAAACCCTGGTCGTAAGAAGAGGCGTTCTTTGGCCACCAAAGGGGCCAAGTGCTCTGGATCTCTGGGCTCTGCTGCTGTCCAGATGAGCTCCCCACAGCTTATGGAGACCAGGCCCAAGGAAGTTCTTATGTCTGGGACATTAATGGCAAAAGCCCAGCAGGGTAAGCCACAGTCAGACTCTGCAGGTGCTTCTGAACATGGCTCTAGTATTCCtgaacagatggccaaacaaGAGTCAGACTTGGATCTGTCTACACCTGTTCTAACAACTGAACAAGATACAGACCAGatcagaaagacacacagagctGTGCTATACATGATATCCAAACCTGTCCAGGAAGCTCCTCCAGATGTCTCCACAGCCACACCAAATGTGTTTCTCTCTACACATGCCTCCAAGTCTCAACCTTACACAGCTTTGTCTAAACCTGCCTCTAAGCCTCAGTCTGACATAACTTTGTCTACACATGTCTCAACATCTGACATGACTTTTTCCACACTTGCCTTCAAATGTCAACCCAATCAGTCTACACTTGCCTCTGATCCTGACATGGCTTTGTCTACACCTGCCTCCGTGTCTCAACTGGACAAAGCTGAGTTTGCACCTGCTTGTATACCTGGACTGCATGAGGACCTATCTGCAGTAGGCTCCGAGATCAAGTCAGAAGTTTATCCCTCTATGCCTGACCCAGTGGTCATGCTTTGTACAGATCTGCCTCATTCTGTTCCAAAGACTGAGTCTGAAGAGAGTATGTCTCTACCTGCTATGCCCCCCTTGTCCCCCATTTCCCAGGCTGAAGCTGCCATGGTGAATACAGACGTGACTGTGCCTCCTGGGGGATACTTTGAGAAGCCATTAGGGCAGCTCTCAGCAAGGTCCTCAGGATACTCCTTAGGGGAGCCTTGTCCAGGTCCTGTTCAAGTccccaaaaagaagaaagtacgATTCTCCATGGCTGTACCCAGCCATGAGGAGTCAGGATCAGGTGAACCTACAGGTCCACCCTTCCTAACCCCAGACCGGCCCCTAGCTCCCAGGACAGTAGCAGGGAGCCATGGGGGGTCTGCAGCCTGGGATGCTGTAGCTGTTGGGCCCCGACTTCCCCAGCCTCGGATCCTCAAGCACCTGCCTCCTCCTATATCCTCTGTCTCAGCAGAGCCTGAGCCTGGAAGCTGCTATGCAGTGACTCTCCCTGAGGCCTATGAGTTCTTCTTCTGTGACACCattgaggaggaagatgaagatgtAGAAGATGAGGCAACAGTCAGCCAAGCCTTGGATGAAGTCCAGTGGCCTGACACATGCGAGTTCTTTTTTAGGGACAGCAGAGCCCAAAGGTCAAGTTGTCAGAGGGGACACTCCACAGTCCCACCCCCGAAAGCAGAGGCTGTGGCACCTGTTCCCCCTAGAGATTTAGTGCCTATCTCCATCCCTGAGGTCTATGAACACTTCTTTACTGAGGAAGGATTTGGAAACAGACAGCCACCAGCCACCCAAATCCAACTGCAAACCTCGGAGCTCTTCAGGGAAGTAGGGCCTGAGGCATACTCCAAGCCTGTTCCAGCTACAGCAGAACATCTTAGCTTGACAATCAGAGAGGCAG